Within the Microbacterium sp. 1S1 genome, the region GCGGCCACCAGGACCACGGGCTGAACTCGCCGAGCTCGGGGTCACCGTCGTCGATGTCCGACGTGAGGATGTCCTCGGGCAGTTCACCGTTCTGGGCCTTGTGCGTCCGGTCGAGGTAGAACGCGACCATGGCGCCCATGAAGGCGGAGAAGAACAGGGCGACCGTGCCGACCCACTCGATCTGGTTCACGAGAGGCAGTCCGGGGTGCGCCAGGATGTTCCAGCCGGTGTAGACGACGCCGACGAGGGCGAAGAACGCGGTCAGGACCCACCAGATGATGACGTTGTCGCGCATGACTCAGTGGCCCTCTCGCTCGCCGGGCGCGGTGGTCGCGAACTCCGCGGCCTCCGGGTGATTCAGGTCGAACGCGGGACGCTCGCTGCGGATGCGGGGGATCGACGTGAAGTTGTGCCGCGGCGGCGGGCACGACGTCGCCCACTCGAGCGAAGCGCCGTACCCCCACGGGTCGTTCACGGTCACCTTGGGCGCCTTGCGGGCGGTGATCCAGACGTTCAGGAAGAACGGCAGCATCGAGGCGCCGAGGATGATGGCACCGATCGTGGACACCTGGTTCTGCCACGTCCAGCCGTCCGCGGCGGAGTAGTCCGCGTAACGACGCACCATGCCGTCGACACCGAGCCAGTGCTGGATGAGGAAGGTCATGTGGAAGCCGACGAACAGCATCCAGAAGTGCACGTAGCCGAGACGCTCGTTGAGCATGCGACCCGTCCACTTCGGCCACCAGAAGTAGAACCCGGCGAACATCGCGAACACGACGGTACCGAACACGACGTAGTGGAAGTGCGCCACGACGAAGTACGAGTCGCTCAGGTGGAAGTCCAGCGGCGGGGCCGCGAGGATCACACCGGTGAGGCCACCGAAGACGAACGACACGAGGAAGCCGAGCGAGAACACCATGGGCGTCTCGAACGTCACCGAACCGCGCCAGAGCGTCCCGATCCAGTTGAAGATCTTCACACCCGTCGGCACCGCGATGAGCATGGTCATCAGGGCGAAGAACGGCAGCAGCACGGAGCCCGTGACGTACATGTGGTGCGCCCACACGGCGACGGACAGGGCCGCGATCGCGATCGTCGCGTAGACCAGCGTCTTGTACCCGAAGATCGGCTTCCGGCTGAACACCGGGAAGATCTCCGAGACGATGCCGAAGAACGGCAGCGCGATGATGTACACCTCAGGGTGACCGAAGAACCAGAACAGGTGCTGCCAGAGCAACACACCGCCGTTGGCCGGGTCGTAGATGTGTGCCCCGAGCACGCGGTCGGCGGCGGCGGCGAAGATCGCCGCGGCGAGGACCGGGAAGGCCATCAGGATCAGCAGGCTCGTGATGAGCGTGTTCCAGCTGAAGATGGGCATGCGCCACATCGTCATACCGGGCGCACGCATGGTGATGATCGTCGTGATGAAGTTGACGGCACCAAGGATGGTTCCGAAGCCCGAGATCCCGAGCCCGAGCATCCACAGGTTCCCACCGGCGCCCGGCGAGAACGACGCGTTGGCCAGCGGCTGATAGGCGAACCAGCCGAAGGACGCGGCGCCCTGCGGGGTGAGGAAGCCGGCGACCGCGATGGTCGAGCCGAAGAGGAACAGCCAGAAGGCGAAGGCGTTCAGACGCGGGAAGGCGACGTCGGGAGCCCCGATCTGCAACGGCAGGATCGCGTTCGCGAAGCCCGCGAACAGCGGCGTCGCGAACATCAGCAGCATGATCGTGCCGTGCATGGTGAACAGCTGGTTGTACTGCTCCTTCGTCGGCACGATCTGCATCCCCGGCGCGAACAGCTCCGCACGGATCACCAGCGCCATCACGCCGCCGAGGAGGAAGAACATCACCGAGGCGATGAGGTACATGTACCCGATCGTCTTGTGGTCGGTGGAGGTGATCCACTTGACGACGATGTTGCCCTTCTGCTCGACGCGCGAGGAGCTCATCAGAGCGGCCTGGCGCGCAGGCAGGGTGGTGGGACGGGAGCGAGGTGCCTCGTCGGTGCGAGGAGCTTCAGTGGTCGACATGGCTTACTCCTCTCCTTCCTCGGTGTCGGTCTTCCCGGAGGTGCCGGGGAGGTTCGAGAGACGGTCGTACGCGTCGGTGATGTCGCCCGTGTTGCCCTCTTCCTCGAGCGACTCGAGGTAGGCGTCGTACTCGTCCTGCGAGACGACCTTCACGTTGAAGAGCATCATCGAGTGGTACTCGCCGCAGAGTTCGGCACACTTGCCGGCGTACTCGCCCTCACGGGTGGGGATGAAGGACCAGGAATTGTCCTTCCCGATGAACATGTCCTTCTTGTAGAGGAAGTCGATGATCCAGAAGGAGTGGATGACGTCGCGGGACTGCAGGTTGATGGTGACCTTCTGGTCGACCGGGAGCACCAGAGTCGGCAGCTCGGCCTGGTCGATGTTGCCCTCCGCGTCGGGCTGGGCCTGGATGCCCATCGTCCAGACGGTGTCCTCTTCGGTCTCACCGTTGTACTGGAAGTCCCACGCCCACTGCTTGGCGATCGCGGTGATCTCGACGTCGGGGTCGTCCCACTTCGTCTCGATCTCGCTCTGGTCGCGAGCGGTGAAGAAGAACATGCCCAGCACGAGGATGAGCGGCACGATCGTGTAGAAGATCTCGATCGGCATGTTGTAGCGCATCTGGACCGGCAGGCCGGTCTGGCCCTTGCGACGGCGGTATGCGATCGCAGCCCAGGCCATGAGGCTCCAGGTGATGACGCCGACCGCGAGGAGCACGATCCAGGAGTTCACCCAGAGGGACGACACGCGCTCCGTCTGGTTGGTTGCTGCCGGACCACCGTCCACGAAGCCCGGAAGAAAGCCGTTGAGCTCGGTGGGAGTACATCCCGCCAGAGCCACAGCTGCCACAACTCCCACAGGGAGTGCGGCCCAACGAAGGCGGCGTTTCGAGGGCACGATGCACCTTTCAGATCGCGGACAAGGCATGTTCAAGTCTAGAGCAACCTCACACCTGATTCATGCCAACCATGCAGGTTGAGACGCGGAACGGCCGCCGTCACACGGGTGACGGCGGCCGTTCGCAGGAAGGAGGGATCAGTGGAAGCTGTCGCCACAGGCGCAGCTGCCGGCCGCGTTCGGGTTGTCGATCGTGAAGCCCTGCTCCGAGATGGTGTCCTTGAAGTCGATGGAGGCCCCGTCGAGGTACGGAACGCTCATGTTGTCGACGATGACCTCGACTCCGTCGAAGTCGACCGTCTCGTCGCCCTCCAGGAAGCGCTCGTCGAAATAGAGCTGATAGATCAGCCCCGAGCAACCGCCGGGCTGCACGGCCACGCGCAGGCGCAGGTCGTCGCGTCCCTCCTGCTCCAGGAGGTTCTTCACCTTCGTGGCGGCGGCGTCCGTCAGGCTGACGCCGTGTGCGCGGGTGGTCTCTGCGGACAGGATGGTGTCGCTCATGTCGCTCCTCGTGACGGGCCGGGTACGGGCTCTCCGTCGATTCTAACGCCGCTACGGACGGACGGCTCAGATCTCCCGCGCGTTCATGCGCGCCAGCATCAGCGCCTCGGTGGCAACGGCGTGTCGGAAGGTGTCGAGGTGCAGGGACTCGTTGGGGCTGTGCGCACGGGAGTGTGGATCCTCCACTCCGGTCACGAGGATCTGCGCCTCGGGGAACTCCCGCACGAGGTCGGCGATGAACGGGATCGATCCGCCGACGCCGAGGTCGACCGGCGCCACCCCGTAGCCGTCGCGCATGGCCTGCCTGGTGAGCTCGACGGCCCACCCGCTCGTGTCGACGAGGAAGGGGTTGCCGAGGTCGACGTCGGTGAAGCTCAGCTCGGCGCCGAACGGCGCATGTGCACGGAGGTGCCGCTCCAACGCGTCGTAGGCGTCCTGCCCGGACTGCCCCGGCGCGACCCGCGCGCTGATCACGACGGTCACCTCGGGGAGCAGGGTGTTGGAGGCCGCGGCGACGCTCGTCGCGTCGATGCCGATGACCGTGACGGATGGCTTGTTCCAGATGCGGCTGAGGATGGTTCCGTCACCGATGGGTGTCGTCCCCGGGAGGAGGCCGGCCTCGTCCCGCAGCGTCTCCTCTGTGTATTCAGGGGTCTCGGCATCCCGAGCGCTCATGCCCTCCACCGCGACGGAACCATCCTCGTTCCACAGTGTGGAGAGGAGCCGGACGGTCGCCATCATGGCGTCGGGAACCGCCCCGCCGAACATCCCGGAGTGGGAAGCGTGGTCCAGCGTGCGCACGGTCATGGTGAAGCGTGCGTTGCCGCGCAGAGAGACCGTGAGGCCGGGAGTGACGGAGTCCCAGTTGCCCGAGTCCGCGACGACGATCGCGTCGGCCCGCAGAGCCTCCTTGTTGTCGGACAGGAACTGCGCGAAGGAGCGGGAGCCGTACTCCTCCTCCCCCTCGACGAACATCGCGATGCCCAAGTCGAGGTCGTCGCCGAGCACCTCGGCGACCGCCCGGATCGCGCCGATGTGGGCCATGATGCCGGCCTTGTCGTCCGCGGCTCCACGACCATAGAGACGCCCGTCGCGGACGGTCGGCTCGAAGGGCGGGGTCTCCCAGAGCGCGTCGTCTCCTGGAGGCTGCACGTCGTGGTGCGCGTAGAGGAGGATGGTCGGCTTGCCGTTGCGCGCCGCCCGGGTCGCGAGGACCGCGGGCTGTCCCTGCTCGTCGGTGCCCGGGATGTCGGCGCGGAGCACCCGCACCTCGTCGAAGACGCCGGTGCCCCGCGCGAGGGTGGCGACGGCGTCCGCGCTGCGCTCCAGCTGAGTCTGATCGAAAGCCGGCCAGGCCATTCCGGGGATGCGCACGAGGTTCCCCAGGTCCGACAGCGCGGAGGGGATGCCGGTCGCGACGGCTTCGAGGACGGCGGCGTCGGACTCGCTGGGAAGTGCAGGTGAGGTCATGCGAGTAATCTTAAGGCGACCCACCCCAGCGAACCGAGGAACCTCGTGGCCACTACCCCCGCCTCCCCTTCGACGAACGACGACGCCCCCCAGACGCCTGCCGTCGGCAAGGGACGCGCGACGCCGACCCGCGCCGAGCAGGAGGCCGCCCGCCGCCGGCCCCTCGTCGCGAACACCAAGGAGGCGAAGGCCGCGGCTCGCGCCGAGCTCAACGAGCGTCGCGCGAAGGCGCAGGCCGGCATGGCCGCTGGTGAGGAGAAGTATCTCCCTGCCCGCGACAAGGGACCGCAGCGTCGGTGGGTGCGCGACTACGTCGACGCCGGCTGGCACCCCGCGGAGTTCGTCATGGGCGTGATGGTGCTCGTGATCCTCGCTTCGCTGCTGCCGACCAACATGATGATCTCGTTCTACGCGTACCTGTTCATGATGGCCTACCTGGTCATCGCGATCGGCGGCATGATCCTGCTGGGCATGCGCGTGAAGCGCAAGGCAGCGGCGAAGTTCGGCAAGGACCGCGTCGAGAAGGGCCTCGGTTGGTACGCCGGCATGCGCGCGCTGCAGATGCGCTTCATGCGTCTGCCGAAGCCTCAGGTCAAGCGCGGACAGTACCCCGACTGACCAGTCCTCGATTGATCTCGCGGCCCCAAAACGGACCGCGGTAGAGGAAAGCGGTGTAGCCCTGCACAAGGGTGGCCCCCGCATCCAGACG harbors:
- a CDS encoding cytochrome c oxidase subunit 4; the encoded protein is MRDNVIIWWVLTAFFALVGVVYTGWNILAHPGLPLVNQIEWVGTVALFFSAFMGAMVAFYLDRTHKAQNGELPEDILTSDIDDGDPELGEFSPWSWWPLVLAASAGVFVVGLAVGHFLLPIGLAIFVVAIVGWVYEYYRGNFAR
- the ctaD gene encoding cytochrome c oxidase subunit I, encoding MSTTEAPRTDEAPRSRPTTLPARQAALMSSSRVEQKGNIVVKWITSTDHKTIGYMYLIASVMFFLLGGVMALVIRAELFAPGMQIVPTKEQYNQLFTMHGTIMLLMFATPLFAGFANAILPLQIGAPDVAFPRLNAFAFWLFLFGSTIAVAGFLTPQGAASFGWFAYQPLANASFSPGAGGNLWMLGLGISGFGTILGAVNFITTIITMRAPGMTMWRMPIFSWNTLITSLLILMAFPVLAAAIFAAAADRVLGAHIYDPANGGVLLWQHLFWFFGHPEVYIIALPFFGIVSEIFPVFSRKPIFGYKTLVYATIAIAALSVAVWAHHMYVTGSVLLPFFALMTMLIAVPTGVKIFNWIGTLWRGSVTFETPMVFSLGFLVSFVFGGLTGVILAAPPLDFHLSDSYFVVAHFHYVVFGTVVFAMFAGFYFWWPKWTGRMLNERLGYVHFWMLFVGFHMTFLIQHWLGVDGMVRRYADYSAADGWTWQNQVSTIGAIILGASMLPFFLNVWITARKAPKVTVNDPWGYGASLEWATSCPPPRHNFTSIPRIRSERPAFDLNHPEAAEFATTAPGEREGH
- the coxB gene encoding cytochrome c oxidase subunit II, with protein sequence MPCPRSERCIVPSKRRLRWAALPVGVVAAVALAGCTPTELNGFLPGFVDGGPAATNQTERVSSLWVNSWIVLLAVGVITWSLMAWAAIAYRRRKGQTGLPVQMRYNMPIEIFYTIVPLILVLGMFFFTARDQSEIETKWDDPDVEITAIAKQWAWDFQYNGETEEDTVWTMGIQAQPDAEGNIDQAELPTLVLPVDQKVTINLQSRDVIHSFWIIDFLYKKDMFIGKDNSWSFIPTREGEYAGKCAELCGEYHSMMLFNVKVVSQDEYDAYLESLEEEGNTGDITDAYDRLSNLPGTSGKTDTEEGEE
- the erpA gene encoding iron-sulfur cluster insertion protein ErpA, which gives rise to MSDTILSAETTRAHGVSLTDAAATKVKNLLEQEGRDDLRLRVAVQPGGCSGLIYQLYFDERFLEGDETVDFDGVEVIVDNMSVPYLDGASIDFKDTISEQGFTIDNPNAAGSCACGDSFH
- a CDS encoding dipeptidase, coding for MTSPALPSESDAAVLEAVATGIPSALSDLGNLVRIPGMAWPAFDQTQLERSADAVATLARGTGVFDEVRVLRADIPGTDEQGQPAVLATRAARNGKPTILLYAHHDVQPPGDDALWETPPFEPTVRDGRLYGRGAADDKAGIMAHIGAIRAVAEVLGDDLDLGIAMFVEGEEEYGSRSFAQFLSDNKEALRADAIVVADSGNWDSVTPGLTVSLRGNARFTMTVRTLDHASHSGMFGGAVPDAMMATVRLLSTLWNEDGSVAVEGMSARDAETPEYTEETLRDEAGLLPGTTPIGDGTILSRIWNKPSVTVIGIDATSVAAASNTLLPEVTVVISARVAPGQSGQDAYDALERHLRAHAPFGAELSFTDVDLGNPFLVDTSGWAVELTRQAMRDGYGVAPVDLGVGGSIPFIADLVREFPEAQILVTGVEDPHSRAHSPNESLHLDTFRHAVATEALMLARMNAREI
- a CDS encoding DUF3043 domain-containing protein — encoded protein: MATTPASPSTNDDAPQTPAVGKGRATPTRAEQEAARRRPLVANTKEAKAAARAELNERRAKAQAGMAAGEEKYLPARDKGPQRRWVRDYVDAGWHPAEFVMGVMVLVILASLLPTNMMISFYAYLFMMAYLVIAIGGMILLGMRVKRKAAAKFGKDRVEKGLGWYAGMRALQMRFMRLPKPQVKRGQYPD